A portion of the Thalassospira sp. TSL5-1 genome contains these proteins:
- the nrfB gene encoding cyclic di-3',5'-guanylate-activated glycosyltransferase NrfB, whose amino-acid sequence MSFATVDTLIYIFFALKIIVIILAGTIFLLGIDDLFIDIVYWARRCFRHFRIYDKHAPADQKRLYGVPEKPLAIMVPAWQEVGVVGEMARLAAATLDYENYQIFVGTYPNDPETQHDVDEVCAHFPNVHKVVCVRPGPTSKADCLNNIIDAILTFEAQANIQFAGFILHDAEDVISPLELRLFNYLLPKKDLIQVPVYPYPPKWWGFTAGHYADEFAEYHGKDVIVREALSGQVPSAGVGTCFSRRAIVALLEDGDGIAFDVQSLTEDYDIGFRLKQKGMVCIFARFSVSDPSLALKTRWMPGMDDKTAQVICVREHFPRSFGHAVRQKSRWITGIVFQGTSNLGWSRHGIINYFLWRDRRGLLTNLLGLMVNVMLLILLTMWLITTLVPDSWRFPSILGNDPLLHTVLLCNGFLLLNRLLQRSYFVTRFYGIHQGLLSVPRVVWSNLINFCANVRALRQVVKTGDSRRVAWDKTSHEFPTISGSTKIPIGQRLIQKGLLTPEQLEAAITSPYRRRLGRELMLRGLINSTQLTEVLAEQANMEWGDVNPFAIAPELIKKVPGHIALRYAVIPCEQQGDTLILASERPISQVSLGAISRKLKQPVSCRLVPHGRVTLALRNWYSNRHQNEETRTVLEFARANCNNPERIENICLHQVMLGELLQVRGIVSASLFNQAMIDYDPEKESLGAHLVARGIITRERLEQALKDQENEQHAAYQFAREAA is encoded by the coding sequence ATGAGTTTCGCAACAGTCGACACCCTGATCTACATCTTCTTTGCGCTCAAGATCATCGTGATCATACTGGCAGGAACGATTTTTCTGCTGGGGATCGATGACCTGTTCATCGACATCGTTTATTGGGCGCGCCGGTGTTTTCGCCATTTCCGTATCTATGACAAACATGCCCCGGCAGATCAAAAACGCCTGTATGGCGTGCCTGAAAAGCCGCTCGCCATCATGGTTCCCGCCTGGCAGGAAGTTGGCGTAGTTGGCGAAATGGCAAGGCTGGCGGCCGCCACCCTTGATTACGAGAATTATCAGATTTTTGTTGGCACCTATCCCAACGACCCTGAAACACAGCACGATGTGGATGAGGTTTGTGCGCATTTCCCCAATGTGCACAAGGTCGTTTGTGTCCGCCCTGGCCCGACCAGCAAGGCCGACTGCCTAAACAACATCATCGATGCCATCCTGACATTCGAGGCCCAGGCGAACATCCAGTTCGCCGGTTTCATCCTGCACGATGCCGAAGATGTCATCTCGCCGCTGGAATTACGGCTTTTCAACTACCTATTGCCGAAAAAAGACCTGATCCAGGTGCCGGTTTACCCCTATCCACCAAAATGGTGGGGGTTCACTGCCGGTCATTATGCCGATGAATTTGCCGAATATCACGGTAAGGACGTTATCGTCCGCGAAGCCCTTTCCGGCCAGGTGCCCAGTGCCGGTGTTGGCACCTGTTTTAGCCGCCGCGCCATTGTCGCCCTTCTTGAAGATGGCGACGGCATTGCCTTTGATGTGCAAAGCCTGACCGAGGATTACGATATCGGATTTCGTCTCAAACAAAAGGGCATGGTGTGCATTTTTGCCCGCTTTTCGGTTTCCGACCCCAGCCTCGCACTTAAAACCCGCTGGATGCCGGGCATGGACGATAAGACAGCTCAGGTCATTTGCGTACGCGAACATTTTCCGCGCTCCTTTGGTCATGCGGTACGGCAAAAATCCCGCTGGATTACAGGCATTGTCTTTCAGGGAACCAGCAATCTGGGCTGGAGCCGGCATGGCATCATCAATTACTTTTTGTGGCGCGACCGGCGGGGGTTGTTAACCAACCTTCTTGGCCTGATGGTCAATGTCATGCTGCTCATCCTCCTGACCATGTGGCTTATCACCACACTGGTGCCCGATAGCTGGCGTTTTCCATCGATTCTTGGCAATGATCCGCTTTTGCATACGGTTTTATTATGTAACGGTTTTCTGCTGCTCAACAGGCTGTTGCAACGCAGCTATTTTGTCACCCGCTTCTATGGCATTCATCAGGGGCTGTTGTCAGTTCCTCGTGTGGTCTGGAGCAACCTGATCAATTTCTGTGCCAATGTTCGCGCCCTGCGACAGGTGGTTAAAACGGGAGATTCCCGACGGGTTGCCTGGGATAAAACATCGCACGAATTTCCCACAATTTCGGGCAGTACCAAAATACCCATCGGTCAACGCCTGATCCAGAAAGGCCTTTTGACCCCCGAACAGCTTGAAGCCGCCATTACCAGCCCCTACCGCAGGCGCCTTGGCCGCGAGCTGATGCTGCGTGGACTGATCAACAGCACCCAGTTAACCGAAGTGTTGGCCGAACAGGCCAACATGGAATGGGGCGATGTCAACCCCTTTGCCATTGCGCCCGAACTGATCAAAAAGGTTCCTGGTCACATCGCACTACGCTATGCCGTTATACCGTGTGAACAACAGGGCGATACCCTGATACTGGCATCTGAACGTCCGATCAGTCAGGTGTCGCTTGGTGCCATCAGCCGCAAGCTGAAACAACCCGTTTCCTGCCGTCTGGTGCCACATGGGCGCGTCACCCTGGCACTGCGGAACTGGTACAGTAACCGGCACCAAAACGAAGAAACCCGCACGGTTCTGGAATTCGCCCGGGCCAACTGCAACAACCCCGAGCGGATCGAAAATATTTGCTTGCACCAGGTCATGCTGGGCGAACTGTTACAGGTTCGCGGAATTGTATCGGCGAGCCTGTTCAATCAGGCAATGATTGATTATGACCCGGAAAAAGAATCTCTCGGTGCCCACTTGGTTGCGCGCGGGATCATCACCCGCGAACGCCTGGAACAGGCATTAAAAGACCAGGAAAACGAACAACATGCCGCCTATCAATTCGCGCGCGAGGCTGCATGA
- a CDS encoding 3-hydroxyacyl-CoA dehydrogenase NAD-binding domain-containing protein, whose translation MTTVTLEFADNLAIIDINNPPINATSHAVRSGVMDALASIRQNPAVTAIILCCTGTTFIAGADISEFNQPARAPLLPDVIIALEDMPVPVIAALHGTVLGGGLEVALGCHYRIAHPATRLGFPEVNLGLIPGAGGTVRTPRLIGVENAISLISNGKPITASIALDWGLIDHITKSDTNLQQAAIEYARKVATQPCPTPLAKRNIPDTKQPDWDSLIAKTAQKARGATAPIIAVETIRDQFALSADQALANERQQFVTLREGEQSQALRHIFMAERNVAKLPTTQGVTPTPIKTIGIVGGGLMGAGIATACLLAGYQTIMIERDEAALAKGRENVASHLQGSLKRGIISQERNDQLLSQLHGNTDYAALAPAELVIEAVFEDLEVKKSVFDAVARVVDSTAIIASNTSYLDINALAHSISNPERVIGLHFFSPAHIMKLLEVVCTDGANPQTLATALAFARKLGKIAVPTGVCDGFIGNRIMSAYRKQCEYMIEDGAYPEQIDAAMTDFGFPMGLFAMQDMAGLEISWKTRQRQAATRDPNERYVALGDYLCEQGRFGRKTGLGWFRYDTAKSAPQPDPDVKRLIEQESARKGIKRRDFSPSEIIQTILATMQQEGDKILNEGVAHTADAIDVVMINGYGFPRWRGGPMFMKTKSPVSS comes from the coding sequence ATGACCACCGTAACGCTGGAATTTGCCGACAATCTTGCTATCATCGACATCAACAATCCGCCGATTAACGCCACCAGCCATGCGGTGCGCAGCGGTGTGATGGATGCCCTGGCAAGTATCAGGCAAAATCCGGCGGTTACGGCCATTATCCTGTGTTGCACTGGCACAACATTTATTGCCGGGGCGGATATTTCCGAATTTAACCAGCCTGCCCGCGCGCCGCTGTTACCTGATGTTATTATCGCACTTGAAGACATGCCGGTTCCTGTCATTGCCGCCCTGCACGGCACTGTTTTGGGCGGCGGGCTGGAAGTCGCCCTTGGCTGTCATTACCGGATTGCCCATCCTGCAACCCGCCTTGGCTTTCCCGAGGTTAATCTGGGCCTGATCCCGGGTGCGGGCGGTACTGTTCGCACCCCCCGGCTGATTGGCGTTGAAAATGCCATTTCACTTATCAGCAATGGCAAGCCCATCACGGCCTCCATCGCCCTTGACTGGGGGCTGATTGACCATATCACAAAAAGCGATACAAACCTGCAACAGGCTGCGATCGAATATGCCCGTAAGGTCGCGACGCAGCCCTGCCCGACCCCGCTAGCAAAACGCAACATCCCCGACACAAAACAACCGGACTGGGATAGCCTGATTGCCAAAACCGCACAAAAGGCGCGCGGAGCAACAGCACCGATTATCGCGGTTGAAACCATTCGTGACCAATTTGCCCTATCTGCTGATCAGGCCCTAGCAAACGAACGCCAACAATTTGTCACCTTGCGTGAGGGCGAACAATCCCAGGCACTGCGCCATATTTTTATGGCCGAGAGAAATGTTGCCAAACTGCCGACCACGCAAGGCGTTACCCCCACCCCGATCAAGACCATCGGAATCGTCGGCGGGGGGCTGATGGGGGCAGGCATTGCCACGGCCTGCCTGCTTGCGGGCTATCAAACCATCATGATCGAACGCGATGAGGCCGCCCTTGCCAAAGGGCGGGAGAATGTTGCCAGCCACCTGCAGGGCAGCCTGAAACGCGGCATCATCTCGCAGGAACGCAACGACCAGCTATTATCGCAATTGCATGGCAATACCGATTATGCGGCCCTGGCCCCGGCAGAATTGGTTATCGAAGCCGTGTTTGAAGATTTGGAGGTCAAAAAATCGGTCTTTGACGCCGTCGCAAGGGTTGTTGATTCAACCGCTATTATTGCCTCAAACACATCATATCTGGATATCAATGCGCTGGCGCACAGCATCTCTAACCCGGAACGGGTGATTGGCCTGCATTTTTTCTCGCCAGCCCATATCATGAAACTGTTGGAAGTTGTCTGTACCGACGGGGCCAATCCGCAAACACTGGCAACAGCATTGGCCTTTGCCCGCAAGCTTGGCAAAATTGCCGTTCCGACCGGGGTATGCGACGGGTTTATTGGCAATCGCATCATGTCGGCCTATCGCAAACAATGCGAATACATGATCGAGGATGGGGCCTACCCCGAACAAATCGATGCCGCAATGACCGATTTTGGCTTTCCAATGGGCCTGTTTGCCATGCAGGACATGGCCGGGCTGGAAATTTCGTGGAAAACGCGGCAACGACAGGCCGCCACCCGCGACCCCAACGAACGTTATGTCGCCCTGGGCGATTACCTGTGTGAACAGGGCCGTTTTGGCCGCAAAACCGGGTTGGGTTGGTTTCGCTATGACACTGCCAAATCCGCCCCACAGCCCGACCCCGACGTAAAGCGCCTGATCGAACAGGAATCCGCACGTAAAGGCATTAAACGACGCGACTTCAGCCCCTCCGAAATCATCCAGACCATCCTCGCAACGATGCAGCAGGAAGGCGATAAAATCCTTAACGAAGGCGTCGCCCACACTGCCGATGCCATTGATGTTGTCATGATCAATGGCTATGGCTTCCCGCGCTGGCGCGGTGGACCGATGTTCATGAAAACAAAAAGCCCGGTTTCGTCCTAA
- a CDS encoding phage receptor, which yields MRRHKVSLSLLLFITVQIFVFPPGSTHAADLDSFASFRSYPYLDRAYRAAADQNWAEVEKLMAHLLSLVPNNTEARRLIIQAQINQNHFADALGNAKKLPDDVAKDKTLQEVRLKWIETSPPAEAEIRDWLDHTIENAEREQIWRAYAQSLSQQPNGKQKALAWLDSINTDQDGDALYRARAIWAEQLDDWRAVIASLAPLADQGRLSPDNWVRLATAYANLQDEKGLKALLPSAPDRASQANAELTLAKRAIALGNLELAKKWIDALPDAQRNAREQQQTLWELAKATGDTNLYQATSKNIDRPCLETTEWLSRHNLAQAKKQFARCSAASDPKTWLILAQRLDAINALKTEPLPPQWQNERQNVLIGLLRAQGKEDDALVWLEQQPKTVQTLTLSAQIAQNINDDTTAEKYWLAVYRKNGNMNALDQASFLALKNNQRSDARRLLEQAFDQHDSKLPDRLLQRLAAFYAQDISPQDVGRIKLLLSRLNGKMRGMLLMQLASHNYCDIVRDSTSGLPDQPTTLAAMGQCAMTKTPGIASIYYQKAVDLGDKSSLAPLAYALEAGGSPNAALEIWQQVPAANMTNNAYLTAARSALEAGQPDEAEQFWRQAKVLTTANDWALGAAIARARKQPNLALQRQKNALDNKPNAENYYAASATAQKAGDIALSTEWLTNAQTLDPENPRYIADLGMRLASLDDPKQQNAAIPYLEKAVVAYPDDYRLHETLANRYNAVSDSRAARKQLEAAIDLEQYPVTNGDDFGSLEARRYSQRRAHETLERRDSVTLASTWSPAGTTELPLGNNRSDRRAASQNVQTALWDHALGDEPSRNGSTVSVYGRVLTGGNGQARFAQTLATGVGLRYKPFGDYNLNLYGELFSQTQRNKSDVPGIKAGDIFNPNKLMDGISDLNGAHKRDNDLILRATASFLDQNDYRNDWRVDKNDWNERFVNLDLSWWTRSGNHMASSRFQQGHSFKLPTQSAQTIMPYGFIEASAQDPDDTWRQDVRTGVGVRWQLYTDDDKYNAYRTRVHARLEYQKSLGGNLYEGADGILFGLEVNF from the coding sequence ATGAGACGCCACAAAGTCAGCCTGTCGTTATTGCTTTTCATAACGGTGCAAATATTCGTGTTTCCGCCCGGATCAACCCACGCAGCCGACCTCGACAGCTTTGCCAGTTTCAGAAGCTATCCCTATCTTGACCGGGCCTATCGGGCGGCAGCCGACCAAAACTGGGCTGAAGTTGAGAAACTAATGGCGCATCTGCTGTCGTTGGTCCCCAACAACACGGAAGCCCGTCGCCTGATCATCCAGGCGCAAATAAATCAGAATCATTTTGCCGATGCCCTTGGCAATGCAAAGAAGCTGCCCGATGACGTCGCAAAAGACAAAACCCTTCAGGAAGTGCGCCTTAAATGGATTGAAACATCACCGCCCGCCGAAGCAGAAATCCGTGACTGGCTGGATCACACAATTGAAAATGCCGAGCGTGAACAAATCTGGCGCGCCTATGCCCAAAGTCTGTCGCAGCAACCGAACGGAAAACAAAAAGCACTGGCATGGCTGGACAGCATCAATACCGACCAGGATGGTGATGCCCTGTACCGCGCGCGGGCGATCTGGGCTGAACAGCTTGACGACTGGCGCGCCGTCATTGCCTCGCTGGCCCCACTTGCCGACCAGGGCAGGTTATCGCCCGATAACTGGGTTCGCCTTGCCACCGCCTATGCCAATCTACAGGATGAAAAGGGCCTTAAGGCCCTTTTGCCTAGTGCCCCCGATCGGGCCAGTCAGGCAAACGCAGAACTGACACTGGCAAAACGTGCGATTGCCCTTGGCAATCTTGAACTGGCGAAAAAATGGATCGACGCTCTGCCCGACGCGCAACGAAATGCCCGGGAACAGCAGCAAACCCTGTGGGAACTGGCAAAGGCAACAGGTGATACAAATTTGTATCAGGCTACCAGCAAAAATATTGACCGCCCCTGCCTTGAAACAACCGAGTGGCTTTCACGCCATAACCTTGCGCAGGCAAAAAAGCAATTTGCCCGGTGTAGTGCCGCAAGTGACCCCAAAACCTGGCTGATTTTGGCACAGCGCCTTGATGCAATAAATGCCTTAAAAACAGAACCCTTGCCCCCCCAATGGCAGAATGAACGCCAAAATGTGCTGATCGGCCTGTTGCGTGCCCAGGGCAAGGAAGATGATGCGCTGGTCTGGCTTGAACAGCAGCCAAAAACAGTGCAAACGCTGACATTAAGCGCGCAGATTGCACAAAACATAAACGATGACACCACGGCGGAAAAATACTGGCTGGCGGTTTATCGCAAAAACGGAAATATGAACGCGCTTGATCAGGCAAGTTTTCTGGCCCTGAAAAACAACCAGCGCAGTGATGCCAGACGACTTTTGGAACAGGCATTTGACCAACATGATAGCAAGCTGCCCGACAGATTATTGCAACGCCTAGCCGCCTTTTATGCCCAGGATATAAGCCCCCAGGATGTGGGGCGGATAAAACTGCTGTTATCCCGCCTGAATGGCAAAATGCGTGGCATGCTGCTGATGCAACTTGCCAGCCATAATTACTGCGACATTGTCCGCGACAGCACCTCCGGACTGCCCGATCAGCCAACAACCCTGGCCGCGATGGGCCAATGTGCCATGACAAAAACCCCTGGCATTGCCTCGATCTATTATCAAAAGGCGGTCGATCTGGGAGATAAAAGCAGCCTTGCCCCGCTTGCTTATGCCCTTGAAGCCGGTGGCAGCCCAAATGCAGCCTTGGAAATATGGCAACAGGTCCCCGCCGCAAACATGACCAACAATGCCTACCTGACCGCGGCACGAAGCGCCCTTGAAGCAGGCCAGCCCGATGAGGCCGAACAATTTTGGCGGCAGGCAAAGGTCCTGACAACCGCCAATGACTGGGCGTTGGGTGCCGCCATTGCCCGGGCCCGCAAGCAGCCCAATCTCGCCTTGCAACGGCAAAAGAACGCGCTGGATAACAAACCAAATGCCGAAAATTATTACGCCGCATCAGCAACCGCACAAAAGGCGGGGGATATTGCCCTAAGCACCGAATGGCTAACCAATGCTCAAACCCTTGATCCCGAGAACCCGCGCTACATTGCCGATTTGGGCATGCGGCTTGCCAGCCTTGACGACCCAAAACAGCAAAATGCCGCCATTCCCTATCTTGAAAAGGCGGTTGTGGCTTATCCCGATGATTACCGGCTGCATGAAACGCTGGCAAACCGTTATAACGCCGTTAGCGATAGCAGGGCCGCGCGCAAGCAATTGGAAGCCGCCATTGACCTTGAACAATATCCGGTCACAAACGGTGACGATTTTGGCAGTCTGGAAGCCCGGCGCTATAGCCAGCGGCGGGCACATGAAACATTGGAACGCCGCGACAGTGTTACTCTGGCCAGCACATGGTCGCCAGCCGGAACAACGGAATTGCCCCTAGGCAATAACCGTTCCGACCGCCGGGCCGCATCACAGAATGTCCAAACCGCGTTATGGGACCATGCCCTGGGCGACGAACCCAGCCGCAATGGCAGCACCGTTTCGGTTTATGGTCGGGTCCTGACCGGCGGAAACGGCCAGGCACGATTTGCCCAGACCCTGGCAACCGGTGTTGGCCTGCGCTACAAGCCATTTGGCGATTACAACCTGAACCTTTATGGCGAACTGTTTAGCCAGACACAGCGCAACAAAAGCGATGTCCCCGGTATCAAGGCCGGTGACATATTCAATCCAAACAAATTAATGGATGGGATCAGCGACCTGAACGGGGCCCATAAACGCGATAATGACCTGATCCTGCGGGCCACCGCATCCTTTCTGGACCAGAACGACTATCGCAATGACTGGCGGGTGGACAAGAATGACTGGAATGAACGGTTCGTCAATCTGGATCTATCATGGTGGACCCGGTCAGGAAACCATATGGCTTCATCACGCTTTCAACAAGGGCACAGTTTCAAACTGCCAACCCAATCAGCCCAAACCATTATGCCCTATGGCTTTATCGAGGCGAGCGCACAGGACCCGGACGATACATGGCGCCAGGATGTAAGAACCGGGGTTGGTGTGCGCTGGCAACTTTATACCGATGACGACAAATACAATGCCTATCGCACCCGGGTTCATGCCCGGCTTGAATACCAAAAGTCACTTGGCGGAAACCTGTATGAGGGGGCGGATGGTATTCTGTTCGGACTGGAGGTGAATTTCTAA
- a CDS encoding alpha/beta hydrolase, with amino-acid sequence MIRNWDDAYNNSNYIENAAAFPQKLTDAATAFREQLGAKNRAKLDIPYGRTEREKYDLFLPEGTPKGLMVFVHGGYWRSFDKSSWSHLANGAIKQGWAACLPSYTLAPDARIATITKQIGAAIDHAAGEINGPIHISGHSAGGHLAARMICDGSPLSSPTLDRIGHVMPISGLHDLRPLRHTEMNQVLNIDAAEAQSESAALLVPARPGNKPAQVTCWVGADERPEFIRQSDLLANIWTGLGANIQSIHAPDKHHFTVIDDLTDPESDMTCCLLAGIIENGD; translated from the coding sequence ATGATCAGGAACTGGGACGATGCCTATAACAATAGCAACTATATCGAGAATGCAGCAGCTTTCCCTCAAAAATTGACAGATGCCGCCACGGCCTTCCGCGAACAATTGGGGGCAAAAAACCGTGCAAAACTCGACATTCCTTATGGAAGAACGGAACGGGAAAAATACGACCTGTTCCTGCCCGAAGGCACCCCCAAGGGCCTGATGGTTTTTGTGCATGGCGGTTATTGGCGTTCATTTGACAAATCAAGCTGGTCTCACCTTGCCAATGGTGCGATCAAACAGGGGTGGGCGGCCTGCCTGCCCAGCTATACGCTGGCCCCTGATGCCCGCATTGCCACCATCACCAAACAGATTGGGGCCGCCATTGATCATGCCGCTGGCGAAATTAACGGCCCTATTCATATATCGGGTCATTCGGCGGGTGGACATCTGGCCGCACGCATGATTTGCGACGGGAGTCCGTTATCCTCCCCAACACTGGACCGTATCGGCCATGTCATGCCAATCAGCGGTTTGCATGACCTGCGCCCGCTGCGCCATACCGAAATGAACCAGGTTTTGAACATTGATGCTGCCGAGGCACAAAGCGAAAGCGCGGCCCTGCTGGTCCCCGCTCGCCCCGGTAACAAACCGGCGCAGGTGACCTGCTGGGTTGGCGCCGACGAACGACCGGAATTTATCCGCCAGAGCGACCTTCTGGCAAATATCTGGACCGGTCTTGGGGCCAATATCCAATCCATCCATGCCCCGGACAAGCATCATTTCACCGTGATTGATGATTTGACCGACCCGGAATCAGACATGACCTGCTGCCTGCTGGCCGGAATCATCGAAAACGGAGACTAA
- the wecB gene encoding non-hydrolyzing UDP-N-acetylglucosamine 2-epimerase, with translation MNLKIMMVFGTRPEAIKMAPLARLLKKHPDINLHICSTGQHREMLASVIEAFDLHLDEDLDVMTRDQTLNGLSEMLLERLDQSYHENQPDIVLVHGDTTTSFIASLAAFHRHIPVAHIEAGLRTGDLQSPWPEEANRRLTAVLANLHFPPTEKAKLNLLAEGVCDHNILVTGNTVIDALLWMNERLDQTGWQPEADSPLGSIDPTRKMVLITGHRRESLGHGFEEICLALDALAQSYPDIQFVYPVHMNPRVHDVVYRMLGNRENIILTAPQDYRHFVWLMKNAYLIMTDSGGIQEEAPALGKPVLVLRNVTERPSGRLQDRAMLVGTDPKKIIAQTTRLIEDAAYYSEFTTKHSPFGDGHACERIAQRLLEWKHAQSLDECA, from the coding sequence ATGAACCTCAAGATCATGATGGTATTTGGAACACGTCCCGAAGCTATTAAAATGGCACCGCTTGCACGTTTGCTTAAAAAGCATCCCGATATAAACCTGCATATCTGCTCCACCGGACAGCATCGGGAAATGCTGGCTTCGGTTATCGAGGCATTTGACCTGCATCTTGACGAAGACCTTGATGTCATGACGCGCGATCAAACGCTAAATGGCCTCTCTGAAATGCTGCTTGAAAGGCTTGATCAAAGCTATCACGAGAACCAGCCCGATATCGTGCTGGTGCATGGCGATACCACAACCAGCTTCATTGCCAGCCTTGCCGCTTTTCATCGCCATATTCCTGTTGCACATATCGAAGCTGGATTACGGACGGGCGATTTGCAATCCCCGTGGCCGGAGGAAGCCAATCGTCGCCTGACGGCCGTACTGGCAAACCTTCACTTCCCACCCACCGAAAAAGCCAAGCTGAACCTTCTTGCTGAAGGGGTGTGCGATCACAACATTCTTGTGACAGGCAATACCGTCATTGACGCATTATTATGGATGAACGAGCGCCTTGATCAAACGGGCTGGCAACCAGAAGCGGATTCCCCCCTGGGTAGCATTGATCCAACCCGCAAAATGGTCCTGATTACCGGCCATCGCCGTGAAAGCCTGGGGCACGGATTTGAGGAAATCTGCCTGGCCCTTGATGCGCTTGCCCAAAGCTATCCCGACATCCAGTTTGTCTATCCCGTGCATATGAACCCGCGGGTGCATGATGTTGTGTACCGGATGCTGGGCAACCGCGAAAACATCATTCTGACCGCCCCACAGGATTATCGCCATTTTGTCTGGCTGATGAAAAACGCCTATCTGATCATGACGGATTCTGGCGGCATACAGGAAGAAGCCCCCGCACTTGGCAAACCGGTACTGGTATTGCGCAATGTCACCGAAAGACCATCAGGTCGCTTACAGGACCGCGCCATGCTGGTGGGCACCGACCCAAAGAAAATTATCGCACAAACAACCCGCCTGATCGAGGATGCCGCCTATTACAGCGAATTCACAACCAAACACTCGCCCTTTGGCGACGGGCATGCCTGTGAACGCATCGCGCAACGGCTACTGGAATGGAAACACGCACAATCGCTGGATGAATGTGCATGA